One Triticum dicoccoides isolate Atlit2015 ecotype Zavitan chromosome 5B, WEW_v2.0, whole genome shotgun sequence genomic window carries:
- the LOC119308151 gene encoding DEAD-box ATP-dependent RNA helicase 5-like produces the protein MDPKLLSMQEEPSNQRKKDKKSKKEKKPKPAAEAEAEEAAEELSNKRKRDKKSKKDKKRKLAAEAEEAAAEEEAKSSNNRGVATEEPDQGGSVEKSVAVTGKGFADPKYAPLKSFAAAALPTQVLDCCKGFDRPSPIQALAWPYLLDGRDLIGIAATGSGKTIAFGVPALMHVRKKLSEKGAKKGLPRCLMLAPTRELAQQIADVLTEAGAPCGINSVCLYGGTSKGPQISSLKSGVEIVIGTPGRMKDLIEMGVCRLNEVSFVVLDEADRMLDMGFEPEVRAILSQTSSVRQMVMFSATWPFAVHQLAQEFMDPNPIKVVVGSEDLAANHDVMQIVEVLDDRARDSRLVALLDKYHRAQSNRVLVFVLYKKEAGRVEAMLNKRGWKAVSVHGDKAQHDRTKALSLFKEGKCPLMIATDVASRGLDIPDVEVVINYSFPLTTEDYVHRIGRTGRAGKKGVAHTFFTQADKGLAGELVNVLREADQVVPPALTKFGTHVKKKESKIYGSHFKEITADAPKSTKITFGDSDEE, from the exons atggacccCAAACTCCTCTCTATGCAGGAGGAACCATCCAACCAGAGAAAGAAGGATAAAAAGAGCAAGAAGGAGAAGAAGCCGAAGCCagcggccgaggccgaggccgagGAGGCAGCGGAGGAACTATCCAACAAGAGAAAGAGGGATAaaaagagcaagaaggacaagaagcgGAAGCTAGCGGCAGAGGCCGAGGAGGCAGCGGCGGAAGAAGAGGCCAAGAGCAGCAACAATAGAGGGGTGGCCACAGAGGAACCGGATCAAGGAGGGTCCGTGGAGAAGAGCGTGGCGGTGACTGGGAAGGGGTTCGCGGACCCCAAGTATGCGCCGCTCAAGTCCTTCGCCGCCGCGGCGCTGCCAACCCAGGTGCTCGACTGCTGCAAGGGGTTCGACCGGCCGTCGCCCATCCAGGCGCTAGCCTGGCCGTATCTCCTCGATGGCCGCGATCTCATTGGCATCGCTGCCACCGGATCTG GGAAGACTATTGCGTTTGGTGTGCCGGCGCTGATGCACGTCAGGAAGAAGCTGAGTGAAAAAGGCGCCAAGAAGGGGTTGCCGCGATGCCTCATGCTGGCTCCAACAAGGGAGCTTGCTCAGCAG ATCGCAGATGTACTTACTGAAGCTGGTGCGCCATGCGGGATAAATTCAGTGTGCCTCTATGGTGGAACATCAAAAGGACCCCAAATATCTTCCCTTAAATCTGGAGTT GAAATAGTCATAGGAACTCCTGGTCGTATGAAAGACCTCATTGAAATGGGTGTTTGTCGTCTTAACGAGGTTTCTTTTGTG GTTCTTGATGAAGCAGATCGGATGCTGGatatgggttttgaacccgaggtcAGGGCGATTTTAAGCCAAACATCATCGG TGCGTCAGATGGTTATGTTCAGTGCAACATGGCCTTTTGCTGTCCACCAGCTAGCTCAAGAGTTTATGGATCCGAATCCAATAAAG GTTGTTGTTGGATCAGAAGATCTCGCAGCTAATCATGATGTGATGCAAATTGTTGAAGTATTGGATGATAGAGCACGGGATTCAAGATTAGTTGCTTTGCTCGACAAGTATCATCGAGCACAGAG CAACCGGGTTTTAGTTTTTGTGTTGTACAAGAAAGAAGCTGGGCGAGTAGAAGCAATGCTTAATAAAAG GGGGTGGAAAGCTGTTTCTGTTCATGGAGACAAGGCTCAGCACGATAGAACAAAAGCCTTATCTTTATTTAAAGAAGGAAAATGTCCTTTAATG ATTGCGACGGATGTGGCTTCACGCGGACTTGACATTCCTGATGTTGAAGTTGTCATCAATTATAGTTTTCCTTTGACCACGGAGGATTATGTACACAGGATTGGAAGGACAGGTCGTGCAGGCAAGAAAGGTGTTGCACATACATTCTTCACTCAAGCGGACAAG GGACTTGCTGGTGAGCTTGTCAATGTTTTACGGGAGGCTGATCAGGTTGTTCCTCCAGCCCTTACAAAATTTGGCACACATGTGAAGAAAAAG GAATCAAAGATCTATGGTTCCCACTTCAAGGAAATCACAGCAGATGCTCCTAAATCAACAAAGATCACATTCGGTGATTCGGATGAGGAGTAA